From a single Oreochromis niloticus isolate F11D_XX linkage group LG4, O_niloticus_UMD_NMBU, whole genome shotgun sequence genomic region:
- the adap2 gene encoding arf-GAP with dual PH domain-containing protein 2 translates to MANRERNKKILLELVKQPDNSRCADCGEPEPDWASYKLGIFVCLNCSGIHRSLSSHVKSIRLDFWEDKLVEFMKSNGNARAQAQYEKAVPPYYYRPQREDCNILREQWIRAKYERKEFTGETKYPPLPYTTGFYEGILLKKGKDNTQFLKRKFVLSEREFTLSYYNKEDESKGPKAVISIKDLNATFQPEKIGHPNGLQITYQDGDHTRNLYVYHERSEEIVTWYNAIRAARYAYLKTAYPTGSDEELLPMITRNYLKEGYMEKTGPMQTESFKRRWFILDSQNRKLLYFKGHLDAEELGAIFIGTESKGYSVKEWVPLNARGNKWKCGLMLETPERQFVFMCEQERDQREWLEVLRKVLSRPMSPQDYTTEAVMKYKR, encoded by the exons ATGGCAAACCGTGAGCGGAACAAAAAGATTTTACTGGAACTGGTGAAACAGCCAGACAACAGCCGGTGCGCTGACTGCGGCGAGCCCG AACCGGACTGGGCCTCCTACAAGTTGGGaatttttgtgtgtctgaacTGCTCCGGGATCCACCGCAGCCTGTCCAGCCATGTCAAATCTATCAGGCTGGACTTCTGGGAGGATAAGCTGGTGGAG TTCATGAAATCCAATGGCAATGCCAGGGCCCAGGCTCAATATGAGAAAGCCGTTCCACCGTACTACTATCGACCCCAGCGGGAAGACTGCAA TATCCTCAGGGAGCAGTGGATCCGAGCTAAATACGAGAGGAAGGAGTTCACAGGAGAGACCAAGTATCCACCACTGCCATATACCACAG GGTTCTATGAAGGAATACTGTTGAAGAAAGGCAAAGACAACACACAGTTTCTGAAGAGAAAGTTCGTGCTGTCTGAGAGAGAATTCACCCTGAGCTACTACAACAAAGAAGAT GAGTCCAAAGGCCCCAAAGCTGTAATATCCATCAAGGACCTGAACGCCACCTTTCAGCCAGAGAAGATCGGTCATCCTAACGGACTGCAGATCACCTACCAAGACGGGGATCACACCAGGAACCTCTACGTGTATCATGAGCGTTCTGAA GAAATAGTCACATGGTACAACGCGATTCGAGCCGCTCGCTATGCGTACCTGAAGACGGCCTACCCAACAGGAAGCGATGAAGAA CTATTACCAATGATAACAAGAAACTACCTCAAAGAGGGTTACATGGAAAAGACGGGGCCTATG CAAACCGAGTCATTCAAAAGGAGGTGGTTCATTTTAGACTCTCAAAACAGGAAGTTGCTCTACTTCAAAGGCCATCTG GATGCAGAGGAGCTAGGGGCCATTTTTATCGGCACAGAGAGCAAAGGTTACTCGGTTAAGGAGTGGGTCCCGCTAAACGCCAGGGGAAACAAGTGGAAGTGCGGATTGATGCTGGAAACGCCAGAGCGACAGTTCGTCTTCATGTGCGAGCAGGAGAGGGACCAGAGGGAGTGGCTGGAAGTGCTCAGGAAGGTTTTGTCCAGACCCATGTCACCCCAGGATTATACTA CCGAAGCCGTCATGAAGTATAAGCGATGA